From Lolium perenne isolate Kyuss_39 chromosome 5, Kyuss_2.0, whole genome shotgun sequence, a single genomic window includes:
- the LOC139830951 gene encoding cysteine-rich receptor-like protein kinase 26 codes for MDNATWVPKLMSLHLLEEITDGFSKHRKLGGGAYGDVYLGEHKDGVKIVVKVLKDVLDLNDEQFEKEYRNLAILEHKNVVRLVGSCNETTGEYVPYNGRMVFAEKARRMLCFEYLCNGSLETFIYDESNACNWHTRYGIIKGICKGLEYLHEKLKPDPMYHLDLKPANVLLDENMSPKIADFGVSRLFLEEKTRKTNSGLGTLGYIPPEYINEGLISIKFDIFSLGVLIIKIMAGREGYFRSAEMSPQQFVDLIHMDWMNRLQGPHAYSIQARRCIEIALSCVETDRRKRPSIGAIVSNLNQTEYLIQIFDALRNGSDHQV; via the exons ATGGACAACGCCACCTGGGTTCCCAAACTTATGTCCCTCCATTTATTAGAAGAAATTACAGATGGTTTCTCTAAGCACCGGAAACTTGGAGGGGGTGCATACGGAGATGTTTATCTG GGAGAGCATAAAGATGGAGTGAAGATTGTTGTGAAGGTGCTTAAAGACGTCTTAGACCTTAATGATGAGCAATTTGAAAAAGAGTATCGCAACCTTGCAATTCTTGAGCACAAAAATGTAGTCCGGTTAGTTGGCTCTTGCAATGAAACCACGGGAGAATATGTACCTTACAATGGAAGGATGGTTTTTGCTGAAAAGGCTAGGAGGATGCTTTGCTTCGAGTATCTTTGCAACGGAAGCCTTGAGACTTTTATTTATG ATGAATCTAATGCATGTAATTGGCATACACGCTATGGGATAATTAAGGGGATATGCAAGGGCTTGGAATACCTTCACGAGAAACTAAAACCTGATCCTATGTATCATTTAGATTTGAAACCAGCCAATGTATTGTTGGACGAGAACATGTCACCAAAAATCGCTGATTTCGGCGTGTCAAGGTTGTTCTTAGAAGAAAAAACAAGAAAGACAAACAGTGGTCTTGGAACACT TGGGTACATACCACCAGAGTACATAAACGAAGGTTTAATCTCAATTAAGTTTGATATATTCAGTTTGGGTGTCTTGATCATAAAGATAATGGCCGGACGAGAAGGCTACTTCAGAAGTGCTGAAATGTCTCCCCAACAGTTTGTTGATCTC ATACACATGGACTGGATGAATAGGCTACAAGGGCCACATGCGTATTCTATACAAGCAAGGAGGTGCATCGAAATAGCTCTAAGTTGTGTTGAGACTGATCGACGAAAAAGACCAAGTATTGGGGCAATCGTCAGTAACCTGAATCAGACAGAGTATCTAATCCAGATTTTTGATGCATTAAGAAATGGCTCAGACCACCAGGTGTGA